From the Daucus carota subsp. sativus chromosome 8, DH1 v3.0, whole genome shotgun sequence genome, one window contains:
- the LOC108199486 gene encoding non-functional NADPH-dependent codeinone reductase 2-like, with protein sequence MALQSIPEVSLSSGDAKRMPVLGLGTSTAPFPKPEVVIKAVLEAIELGYRMFDTASLYRTEGALGEAISQALTLGLIRSRDDLFITSKLWLTDNHGDRVLPALQKTLQNMKLDYLDQYLIHFPASLKPGANPFPPNPSDLVLMDIKAIWTAMEECQTLGLTKTIGVSNFSCKKLSDILAFAKIPPAVNQVEMNPAWQQGKLKEFCQANGIMIAAYSPLGAAGAFWGTKEVLESEVLIEIAKSKGKSVAQVALRWAYEQGIVIVMKSFNKERLKQNLEIFDWRLSDVESRKIAEIPQSRANQCKMYISATGPIKSLDDIWDGEL encoded by the exons ATGGCTCTGCAGAGTATTCCAGAAGTCAGTTTGAGCTCGGGTGATGCAAAACGTATGCCAGTTTTGGGACTGGGAACCTCAACTGCTCCCTTTCCAAAACCAGAAGTGGTCATAAAGGCCGTGCTTGAAGCAATTGAGCTTGGTTATAGGATGTTTGATACTGCTAGTCTTTACCGAACAGAGGGAGCTCTTGGTGAAGCTATATCTCAAGCTCTTACGCTTGGCCTTATCAGGTCTCGTGATGATCTTTTCATCACGTCTAAGCTCTGGTTGACTGATAACCATGGGGATCGTGTCCTCCCTGCCCTTCAAAAGACTTTACA GAATATGAAGTTGGACTATCTTGATCAGTATCTTATTCATTTTCCAGCGAGCCTGAAGCCTGGAGCAAATCCTTTTCCGCCAAATCCCAGTGATCTTGTTCTAATGGACATCAAAGCAATTTGGACAGCCATGGAAGAGTGCCAAACACTCGGCCTTACAAAAACAATTGGTGTCAGTAACTTCTCTTGCAAGAAACTTTCTGATATTCTGGCGTTTGCCAAGATTCCTCCAGCAGTTAATCAA GTGGAAATGAACCCAGCATGGCAACAAGGGAAGCTGAAGGAGTTTTGTCAGGCGAATGGAATCATGATTGCTGCTTATTCTCCCCTTGGAGCCGCAGGAGCCTTTTGGGGAACCAAAGAGGTGTTGGAATCTGAGGTTCTAATTGAAATTGCAAAGTCGAAAGGAAAATCTGTTGCTCAGGTGGCTTTAAGATGGGCTTATGAGCAAGGAATTGTCATTGTGATGAAGAGCTTTAACAAAGAGAGACTAAAGCAGAATCTTGAAATTTTTGACTGGAGATTGAGCGATGTCGAGTCCAGAAAGATTGCTGAAATTCCTCAGAGCAGGGCAAATCAGTGTAAGATGTATATCTCTGCTACAGGTCCTATAAAGTCACTTGATGACATTTGGGATGGAGAACTTTAA
- the LOC108199487 gene encoding non-functional NADPH-dependent codeinone reductase 2-like, whose product MAQQSIPRVTLRSGNAKDMPVLGLGTSADPFPTAEVVVKAVLEAIELGYRMFDTATLYQTEKGLGEAISQALSLGLIKSRDEVFITSKLWCTDNHGDCVIPALQKTLKNMKLKYLDQYLVHFPVSMKPGSIPYPANPKDVVPMDIKSVWAAMEECQTLGLTKSIGVSNFSCKKLANILAFAEIPPVINQVEMNPAWQQGKLREFCQANNIKVAAYSPLGAAGAYWGTKEVLQSEVLMEIAKSKGKSVAQVALRWAYEQGVVIVMKSFNKDRLKQNLEIFGWELSDEESKKIAAIPQSRAYLGTMFISETGPIKSIDELWDGEL is encoded by the exons ATGGCTCAGCAAAGTATTCCACGCGTCACTCTGAGGTCCGGGAATGCAAAAGATATGCCAGTTTTGGGACTCGGAACATCAGCTGATCCATTTCCAACAGCAGAAGTAGTCGTAAAAGCAGTGCTTGAAGCAATTGAGCTTGGTTATAGGATGTTTGACACTGCCACTCTTTACCAAACAGAGAAAGGCCTTGGTGAAGCTATATCTCAAGCTCTTAGTCTTGGTTTGATTAAGTCTCGTGATGAGGTCTTCATCACCTCAAAGCTCTGGTGCACTGATAACCATGGTGATTGTGTCATCCCTGCACTTCAGAAGACTCTGAA GAATATGAAATTGAAGTATCTTGATCAGTATCTTGTTCACTTTCCAGTGAGTATGAAGCCCGGATCAATCCCTTATCCAGCAAACCCGAAAGATGTTGTTCCAATGGACATCAAATCTGTTTGGGCAGCTATGGAAGAATGCCAAACACTCGGACTTACAAAATCAATAGGTGTCAGTAATTTCTCTTGCAAGAAGCTTGCCAATATTCTGGCTTTTGCAGAGATACCTCCAGTGATCAATCAA GTGGAGATGAACCCTGCATGGCAACAAGGGAAGCTAAGGGAGTTCTGCCAGGCAAATAATATCAAGGTAGCTGCTTATTCTCCTCTTGGAGCAGCAGGAGCCTATTGGGGAACCAAAGAAGTACTGCAATCTGAGGTTTTAATGGAAATTGCCAAGTCGAAAGGAAAATCCGTGGCACAAGTGGCTTTAAGATGGGCTTATGAGCAAGGGGTTGTCATTGTGATGAAGAGCTTCAACAAAGACAGACTAAAGCAGAATCTTGAAATTTTTGGCTGGGAGTTAAGCGATGAAGAGTCCAAGAAGATTGCTGCAATCCCACAGAGCAGGGCATACCTTGGGACAATGTTTATTTCTGAAACTGGTCCTATCAAGTCAATTGACGAGCTTTGGGATGGAGAACTATAA